Proteins co-encoded in one Populus trichocarpa isolate Nisqually-1 chromosome 10, P.trichocarpa_v4.1, whole genome shotgun sequence genomic window:
- the LOC7468428 gene encoding ATPase GET3B, which yields MASCSLIPPASSLVSSSLCKLFTSRNSMATVGLLSFAPKTSSFVLLSIKQRAYHESSFRVRSVAAPVEDVAGFDDMVAGTQRKYYMLGGKGGVGKTSCAASLAVKFANSGHPTLVVSTDPAHSLSDSFAQDLTGGTLVPVEGPECPLFALEINPDKAREEFRSATQKSGGTGVKDFMEGMGLGMLVEQLGELKLGELLDTPPPGLDEAMAIAKVMQFLESQEYSMFTRIVFDTAPTGHTLRLLSLPDFLDASIGKILKLRQKITSATSAIKSVFGQEQTTQQDAADKLEQLRERMIKVRELFRDTDSTEFVIVTIPAVMAINESSRLRASLKKENVPVKRLVVNQILPPSATDCKFCAMKRKDQLRALDMIQNDPELSNLTLIQGPLVDVEIRGVPALKFLGDIIWK from the exons ATGGCTTCGTGTTCTCTAATTCCTCCCGCTTCTTCTTTAGTTTCATCTTCTCTATGCAAGTTATTTACTTCAAGAAACTCCATGGCTACAGTGGGTTTGCTCTCTTTTGCACCAAAAACTTCAAGCTTTGTCCTTCTCTCTATCAAGCAAAGGGCTTATCATGAAAGTTCATTTAGAG TGAGATCAGTGGCCGCTCCAGTGGAAGATGTTGCCGGATTTGATGATATGGTTGCTGGGACACAGCGGAAGTATTACATGCTTGGTGGGAAGGGAGGTGTAGGAAAGACGAGCTGTGCTGCTTCACTTGCTGTGAAATTTGCAAACAGTGGACACCCCACTTTAGTGGTTTCAACTGATCCAGCACACTCCTTGAGTGATTCTTTTGCTCAG GATTTGACTGGAGGTACACTAGTACCTGTTGAAGGACCTGAATGTCCACTGTTTGCACTTGAG ATAAATCCTGACAAGGCTCGGGAAGAATTTCGTAGCGCAACTCAGAAAAGTGGTGGAACCGGGGTCAAAGACTTCATGGAGGGCATGGGACTTGGAATGCTCGTTGAACAG TTAGGAGAGTTGAAATTGGGAGAGCTACTGGACACACCTCCTCCTGGTTTGGATGAAGCTATGGCAATTGCCAAA GTGATGCAGTTTCTTGAATCACAGGAATATAGTATGTTTACTCGAATAGTTTTTGATACTGCACCCACG GGCCATACATTGCGACTTTTGTCCTTACCAGACTTCCTGGATGCATCCATTGGCAAGATATTGAAG CTTAGACAAAAAATAACTTCAGCAACCTCAGCTATCAAATCCGTCTTTGGCCAGGAGCAAACCACCCAACAGGATGCT GCTGACAAATTGGAGCAATTGAGGGAAAGGATGATAAAAGTGCGTGAACTTTTCCGTGACACAGATTCCACAGAGTTTGTCATAGTAACGATTCCCGCG GTAATGGCAATCAATGAGTCATCTAGGTTGCGTGCATCCTTGAAGAAGGAGAATGTTCCTGTTAAGAGGCTTGTTGTCAATCAAATTCTCCCTCCATCTGCTACTGACTGCAAGTTTTGTGCAATGAAAAGAAAG GATCAATTGCGTGCTCTTGACATGATACAGAATGATCCAGAACTCTCGAACTTGACATTGATACAGGGACCTTTAGTTGATGTAGAGATCAGAGGTGTTCCAGCCCTTAAATTTCTCGGGGATATTATATGGAAATGA